The sequence below is a genomic window from Streptosporangium lutulentum.
CGCCCTGACGCTCAGCGACAACGACCTCAGCGAGGCCCTGGCCAGGCAGATCGCCATCAAGGAGGGCAAACCCGCCTCGTTCGAGGGTGCGGTGGCGGCCGTTCACCAGGTGCTGACCCGGATCGGCGCGGACGAGGGCGTGCGGATCTTCGACGGCTGCGGGCTGTCCCCCAAGAACCGCATCACCCCCGCGGGACTGGCCCGCCTGGTCGCGACGGCGTCCGCCTCGGGCAACCCCCATCTCCACTCGATCATCAGCGGCATGCCCATCGCCGGGTTCAGCGGCACCATCGGGCACCGGTTCGGCAAAAGTCATTCCGTCTACGGTCTGATCCGTGCCAAGACGGGAACCCTGGACGGAGTCAACACCCTTGCAGGCGTGACCACCACGCGCGAAGGCCGTCTGGTGACCTTCGCGTTCATGGCGGACAGGGTTCCACCCGGCTGGGGAAAGGCGGAGGCGGCCCTCGACAGACTCGCCGCGACCGTCGCCTCCAGCTGATTGCCGGTCCGATGCGCGCGACTCGGAAGGAGACCACGTACGGTGGACGGTATGCAGGTGATCGACTGGGATCTTGCCGTAGCGACCGGAACGCGCCTGGTGCGCCCCGGACCGCAAGTGAGCCGAGAGGAGGCCCGGCAGGCGGTCGCGGATTTGCGACGCCTCTCCCGTGTGGCCGAAGGGCATGTTCGTGAGTTCACCCGAATCGACACCGAGACCGCGCCGGAGCCCGCGACCATCGTCGACAGGCCAGGCTGGATCAAGGCCAACGTCGACGGCTTCCGGGTGGTGCTGGAGCCGCTGACCACGCGGATGGCGGCGCGGAAGGACCAGACGCCGGCGATCGTGAGCGCCGTGGGTTCGCGCATCACCGGGGTCGAGGTCGGCGCGGTGCTGGCCTTCCTCGCCTCTCGCGTCCTCGGGCAGTACGAGCTCTTCCTCCCGCCCGACCCGTCGGGTCAGGCGGCCGCCGGCCGTCTCACCCTGGTCGCGCCCAACATCGTGAACGCCGAGCACGAGCTCAACGTCGACCCCCAGGACTTCCGCCTCTGGGTCTGCCTGCACGAGGAGACCCACCGGGTGCAGTTCACCGGGGTCGTCTGGCTGCGGGAGTACGTCCGCTCGCAGATGACCGAGTTCCTTCTCGCCTCCGACATCGACCTGCCCACGCTCCTGGACCGGCTCCGCTCGGCCGCCGACGCGGTCGCGGAGGTGGTCAAGGGCGGCGAGGGCAACCTGATCGACGCGATCCAGACACCCGAGCAGAAGAAGATCCTCGACCGGCTCACCGCGGTGATGACCCTGGTCGAGGGGCACGGCGACTACGTCATGGACGCGGTCGGACCGTCGGTGGTCCCCTCGGTCGCCGACATCCGCGCCAAGTTCCACCATCGGCGCGAGGGCGGTTCCCGCCTCGACCGCACGATCCGCAGGCTGCTCGGTGTCGATCTCAAGATGAAGCAGTACGCCGAGGGCTCGGTTTTCGTCCGCACGGTCGTCGACCGGGTGGGCATGGACGGGTTCAACAAGGTCTGGACCTCTCCCGAGACCCTCCCCGACCAGGAGGAGATCAAGAATCCCGAGCGCTGGATCGCCAGGGTGATCGGCGCGCAGGCCCTTCCGGAGGCCAGCGGCACCGTCGGCTGATCGAGGCCGGACAATGGCGGGATGGGTCCGCATCCCGCAGTCGCCGACGTCCGCCGTGCCGTACGACACGCACTGGGTGACCTGGAACCGGGTGACCTGGTGCTTGTCGCGTGCAGCGGCGGCGCCGACTCCCTGGCGCTGGCCGCCGCGCTGGGGTTCACGGCGCCCCGGACAGGGCTCCGCGCCGGGCTGCTGACCGTGGATCACGGCCTTCAGGCCGGATCCCCCGACCGGGCCGACGACGTCGTACGGCTCGCGCCCGGCCTGGGACTCGACCTCGCGGAGGCGTCACGCGTCTCGGTCGGCACCTCGGGAGGGCCCGAGGCGGCGGCCAGGGAGGCCAGATACGCGGCGCTGTCCGAGGCGGCGGAGAGGCTCGGGGCGGCGGCCGTGCTCCTCGGGCACACCAGGGACGACCAGGCGGAGACCGTGCTGCTCCGGCTGAGCCGGGGGAGCGGCACCCGCTCGCTGGCGGGGATGCCCGCGCGGACGGGAATCTACCGGCGGCCGCTGCTGGAGCTCGGCCGAGAGACGACCGTGGCGGCGTGCGCGGCGCTCGGCCTCCTCCCGTGGGACGACCCGCACAACCTCGACCCCCGCTACACCCGGGTCCGGGTCCGCGAGCGGCTGCTGCCGGTCCTGGAGGACGAGCTCGGCCCCGGGGTCGCCGAGGCGCTCGCCAGGACCGCGAACCTGTGCCGGGACGACGCGGACGCCCTCGACGCCTGGGCCGACGCGGCCTACCCCCGGGCGGTCGTCCAGGATTGCGCTCTTAGCGATATCGGGGCCGTGGCCGTGGCGGTGGCGGAGCTGGAAGAGCTTCCTGTCGCGGTGCGGCGACGGGTGTTGCGGCGTGCGGCGATTGAGGCGGGAGCACCGCCGGGAACCCTCGCGGCGTCGCATATCTTCCAGATCGACCGTCTGGTGACCGCGTGGCGGGGGCAGCGGAGGGTGGAGCTCCCCGGGGGGGTTGGAGCGGTCCGCCGGTGTGGCACCCTGATATTCGCCAGACAGTAAGGACGAACATCCAGCCCCGTCTCGTAAGGAAATCCCAGGTGGACGCAGCCGACATGGGCAAGGACCTCTCGCGGGTCCTCATTCCCGAGGAAGAGCTCCAGATCAAGGTGAAGGAGCTCGCGAGCCGGATCGACGAGGACTACGCGGGCGAGAAGCTGTTGCTCGTGGGCGTGCTCAAGGGCGCGGTCATGGTGATGGCGGATTTGGCCAGGGCGTTGCACGTGCCGGTCGAGATGGACTGGATGGCCGTGTCGTCCTACGGGGCGGGCACCAAGTCCTCAGGTGTCGTGCGCGTGCTGAAGGACCTCGACACCGACATCGCCGGCCGTCATGTGCTGGTCGTGGAGGACATCATCGATTCCGGTCTGACTTTGTCATGGTTGGTGCACAACCTTAAGTCGCGTAATCCCGCCTCGGTAGAGATTTGCACCGCACTGCGCAAGCCGGATGCGATCAAGGTGCCGATCGATGTGAAGTATGTCGGTTTTGACATTCCCAACGAGTTCGTGATCGGTTACGGCCTCGACTACGCAGAGCGATACCGCAATCTTCCCTTCATTGGAACTCTCGCCCCGCACGTATATGGAGCGGGCTGAAAAGTACGCCCTGCGCGAAGCGCGCCTTTCGCGAACGCGACATTGCCCATAGCGGCGGGGAACACTGGCCTACCTGACGTACGTTGGTAGGGCAAAGCCGGTGCTGTTCGAGCGGTTACCCCGCGAGGCGCACCGGTGTACCTTCGGACACCGTAGGGATGGCTTTTCGTCATCTCTGGGTAGTCAGTTGGAGCGGTTAGGGATACCGCGAACCCCGGGCTCGCCCGGGGTTGCCAGGCCATGGTCAGGAAGGGACGGGCCCGCCGGGGTTCCGCATCGGATGGATCTCAAGCGATTTACACGTGGGCCACTGCTGTGGATCCTGGGCATCGTTGTGCTGCTCCTGCTCGTCACCACGTTGTGGAGTAGTGACGGCAACTTCGAGAAGGCCGACACCTCCAAGGTGATCAGCTGGATCGACACAGGTCAGGTCGCCAACGCCAAAATCATCGACTCGGACCAGCGCATCGAGGTCACTCTGACCAATAAGAAGCGCTACTACTCCTCGTGGGTGACCGGCCAGGGCGTCCAGCTCGCCGACAGGCTCGAAGCCGCCTCCAAGAGCGGCAAGCTCGCCGGCGGTTACACCGTCGAGGTGCCGAAGCAGAACTTCCTCGTCGGCCTTCTGGTGAGCTTCCTGCCGATCATCCTCATCGTGCTGCTCTTCCTGTTCATCATGAATCAGATGCAGGGCGGCGGCTCCCGCGTGATGAGCTTCGGCAAGTCGAAGGCCAAACTCATCACGAAGGACACCCCGAAGACCACCTTCGCCGACGTCGCGGGTGCCGACGAGGCCATCGAGGAACTCCAGGAGATCAAGGAGTTCCTCCAGGCTCCGGCCAAGTTCCAGGCGATCGGCGCCAAGATTCCCAAGGGCGTCCTGCTCTACGGGCCCCCCGGAACCGGTAAGACCCTGCTCGCCAGGGCCGTCGCCGGTGAGGCCGGCGTGCCGTTCTACTCCATCTCCGGTTCCGACTTCGTCGAGATGTTCGTCGGTGTCGGCGCCTCGCGAGTCCGCGACCTGTTCGAGCAGGCCAAGACGAACGCCCCGGCGATCATCTTCATCGACGAGATCGACGCGGTGGGCCGCCACCGCGGCGCCGGTCTCGGCGGTGGTCACGACGAGCGCGAGCAGACGCTGAACCAGCTCCTCGTCGAGATGGACGGCTTCGACGTCAAGGGCGGCGTGATCCTGATCGCCGCGACCAACCGGCCCGACATCCTGGACCCGGCGCTGCTGCGTCCCGGTCGCTTCGACCGTCAGGTCACCGTCGACCGCCCCGACCTGGAGGGCCGCAAGGGCATCCTCAGGGTGCACGGCCGCGGCAAGCCGTTCGCCGAGGGTGTCGATCTCGACATCATCGCCCGCAGGACGCCCGGTTTCACCGGTGCCGACCTGGCCAACGTGATCAACGAGGCCGCTCTGCTCACCGCGCGGAACGACCAGAAGCTGATCACGATGGAGCTCCTCGAGGAGTCCATCGACCGGGTGATGGCCGGTCCCGAGCGCAAGTCCCGCGTCATGTCGGACCAGGAAAAGAAGATCATCGCGTACCACGAGGGCGGTCACGCCCTGGTCGCGCACGCGCTGCCCAACTCCGACCCGGTTCACAAGATCACGATCCTGTCCCGCGGTCGCGCCCTCGGTTACACGATGACGCTGCCGATGGAGGACAAGTTCCTCGCGACCCGCTCGGAGATGCTGGACCAGCTCGCGATGCTGCTGGGCGGCCGCACGGCGGAGGAGCTCGTGTTCCACGAGCCCACCACCGGCGCCTCCAACGACATCGAGAAGGCCACCTCCATCGCCCGCCGCATGGTCACCGAGTACGGCATGAGCGAGCAGCTCGGTGCCCGCAAGTTCGGCAGCGGCAACGCCGAGGTCTTCCTCGGCCGTGAGATGGGTCACGAGCGCGACTACTCCGAGAAGGTCGCCTCCACGATCGACGAGGAGGTGCGCCGCCTCATCGAGGCCGGGCACGACCAGGCCTGGGAGATCCTCGTCGAATACCGCGACGTGCTCGACAACCTGGTGCTCGAGCTCATGGAGAAGGAGACGCTCTCCCGCGAGCAGGTGATGCAGATCTTCGCTCCGGTCGTCGTGAAGGAGAAGCGCCCCTCCTACTCCGGCTACGGCAAACGGCTTCCCTCGGACCGCCCGCCGATCCTGACCCCGAAGGAGCAGTCGGGCAACGGCTCGCTCCCCGTGGGTGAGCAGTCCGGAAACGGCGCGCTTCCCGCCGGAGCCGGGCACCCGGACTCCGTTCCCAGGGACGGGAACTGAGCGTGAGTGGCAAGCCGCTTGAGGTCGACTCGGCCCGGATCGAAAAGGCCGTTCGCGAGATCCTGATCGCGATCGGCGAAGATCCGGACCGAGACGGGCTGCAGAACACCCCGGCCCGCGTCGCCCGCGCCTACGCGGAGCAGTTCGCCGGGCTGGGGCAGACACCGGAAGACGTCCTGACCACGGTCTTCGACGCCGGCCACGACGAGATGGTGCTCGTGCGCGACATCGAGGTCTACTCGACCTGCGAGCACCACCTGGTTCCGTTCCACGGCGTCGCTCACGTCGGCTACATCCCGAACGAGAAGGGGCAGATCACCGGTCTGTCCAAGCTCGCCCGCCTGGTCGACGTGTACGCCCGGCGCCCCCAGGTGCAGGAGCGGATGACCTCCCAGATCGCCGACGCGCTCATGAACGTGCTGGAGCCTCGCGGGGTCATCGTCGTGGTCGAGTGCGAGCACCTCTGCATGACCATGCGCGGCGTTCGCAAACCCGGCGCCAAGACCACCACCTCGGCGGTACGCGGCCTGTTCCGCGACAGCGACAGGACCCGCGCCGAGGCGATGGCGCTCATCATCCGCTGAGCTTCTCACCCGCAGAAACCTTGCCTTGTCCAGACCGCTTGCGGGCGGTCCGGACAAGGTTTCTGTGTTATGGGTCGTGGCCCCCGGCGAAAGCCCCCCGACCTGACCGTGGCCGGGCTAATATCGCCACACTCGCCAAGGTCGGGTGTCCCCCGGAAGCCTGATCCGAGCGCTCTCCGATCCGCCGGCCCATCCGCCCACCGCGGCGAGCGGGGCCGTGGGGTCCGGCGGGCTTCGCACCCCCCGAGTGATCTCCAACCCCCCGAGTGGAGGAACACATGGCAGCCAGACGCCCTGAGCGTCGCACCGACCGACGTCCGCCTGCCTCGTGACAGAGGGGCTGGTGGGGCCGGAGGGACCGAT
It includes:
- the hpt gene encoding hypoxanthine phosphoribosyltransferase, coding for MDAADMGKDLSRVLIPEEELQIKVKELASRIDEDYAGEKLLLVGVLKGAVMVMADLARALHVPVEMDWMAVSSYGAGTKSSGVVRVLKDLDTDIAGRHVLVVEDIIDSGLTLSWLVHNLKSRNPASVEICTALRKPDAIKVPIDVKYVGFDIPNEFVIGYGLDYAERYRNLPFIGTLAPHVYGAG
- the ftsH gene encoding ATP-dependent zinc metalloprotease FtsH; this encodes MDLKRFTRGPLLWILGIVVLLLLVTTLWSSDGNFEKADTSKVISWIDTGQVANAKIIDSDQRIEVTLTNKKRYYSSWVTGQGVQLADRLEAASKSGKLAGGYTVEVPKQNFLVGLLVSFLPIILIVLLFLFIMNQMQGGGSRVMSFGKSKAKLITKDTPKTTFADVAGADEAIEELQEIKEFLQAPAKFQAIGAKIPKGVLLYGPPGTGKTLLARAVAGEAGVPFYSISGSDFVEMFVGVGASRVRDLFEQAKTNAPAIIFIDEIDAVGRHRGAGLGGGHDEREQTLNQLLVEMDGFDVKGGVILIAATNRPDILDPALLRPGRFDRQVTVDRPDLEGRKGILRVHGRGKPFAEGVDLDIIARRTPGFTGADLANVINEAALLTARNDQKLITMELLEESIDRVMAGPERKSRVMSDQEKKIIAYHEGGHALVAHALPNSDPVHKITILSRGRALGYTMTLPMEDKFLATRSEMLDQLAMLLGGRTAEELVFHEPTTGASNDIEKATSIARRMVTEYGMSEQLGARKFGSGNAEVFLGREMGHERDYSEKVASTIDEEVRRLIEAGHDQAWEILVEYRDVLDNLVLELMEKETLSREQVMQIFAPVVVKEKRPSYSGYGKRLPSDRPPILTPKEQSGNGSLPVGEQSGNGALPAGAGHPDSVPRDGN
- the tilS gene encoding tRNA lysidine(34) synthetase TilS, which gives rise to MGPHPAVADVRRAVRHALGDLEPGDLVLVACSGGADSLALAAALGFTAPRTGLRAGLLTVDHGLQAGSPDRADDVVRLAPGLGLDLAEASRVSVGTSGGPEAAAREARYAALSEAAERLGAAAVLLGHTRDDQAETVLLRLSRGSGTRSLAGMPARTGIYRRPLLELGRETTVAACAALGLLPWDDPHNLDPRYTRVRVRERLLPVLEDELGPGVAEALARTANLCRDDADALDAWADAAYPRAVVQDCALSDIGAVAVAVAELEELPVAVRRRVLRRAAIEAGAPPGTLAASHIFQIDRLVTAWRGQRRVELPGGVGAVRRCGTLIFARQ
- the folE gene encoding GTP cyclohydrolase I FolE → MSGKPLEVDSARIEKAVREILIAIGEDPDRDGLQNTPARVARAYAEQFAGLGQTPEDVLTTVFDAGHDEMVLVRDIEVYSTCEHHLVPFHGVAHVGYIPNEKGQITGLSKLARLVDVYARRPQVQERMTSQIADALMNVLEPRGVIVVVECEHLCMTMRGVRKPGAKTTTSAVRGLFRDSDRTRAEAMALIIR
- a CDS encoding zinc-dependent metalloprotease; translated protein: MQVIDWDLAVATGTRLVRPGPQVSREEARQAVADLRRLSRVAEGHVREFTRIDTETAPEPATIVDRPGWIKANVDGFRVVLEPLTTRMAARKDQTPAIVSAVGSRITGVEVGAVLAFLASRVLGQYELFLPPDPSGQAAAGRLTLVAPNIVNAEHELNVDPQDFRLWVCLHEETHRVQFTGVVWLREYVRSQMTEFLLASDIDLPTLLDRLRSAADAVAEVVKGGEGNLIDAIQTPEQKKILDRLTAVMTLVEGHGDYVMDAVGPSVVPSVADIRAKFHHRREGGSRLDRTIRRLLGVDLKMKQYAEGSVFVRTVVDRVGMDGFNKVWTSPETLPDQEEIKNPERWIARVIGAQALPEASGTVG